Within the Acidobacteriota bacterium genome, the region TGGATGAGCTCTCCGACGAGCATCGCCGGCTGCTCTTCGAGCCCCACTACACCATCCGCCCGGACAATTCCCACCAGCAGAAGAACAAGTCGGACTTGGCTCCGGAGGGTGGGAACCTCGTTGCCTCCTACCAGGGCATCGAGAAGATGACCGAGGAGCCGGACAAGATCGCCGTGCTCTTCGGTGACCCGAAGGCGCCGTACGCGCGCCTCGATCCCTATTTCATGGATCCGGTGGAAGATCCGCCGGAGGCCCAGGAAGCGCTAGAGGCGCTGATCAAGATCCTTGATCGCGACCTCAAAGACCTGGTGTTGAGTCAGGGAGACGTTTGCTTCATCGACAATTTCCA harbors:
- a CDS encoding TauD/TfdA family dioxygenase, which codes for DELSDEHRRLLFEPHYTIRPDNSHQQKNKSDLAPEGGNLVASYQGIEKMTEEPDKIAVLFGDPKAPYARLDPYFMDPVEDPPEAQEALEALIKILDRDLKDLVLSQGDVCFIDNFQGVHGRKPFKARYDGTDRWMKRVNVVRDLRKSREIRESASSRIMT